The genomic interval CTCTGGTGGCACAATGGTTGATGGGCCGCCAAAGAAAGCTCGCCGGTTGAAGAAACATCCGGTTCCAACATAAGTAGGGCCCAACactccgtccaatcccaagggATTACAACGAAACTCTCTTTTATATTCACAACTATAAGTATCATTCTTGTTGATCCCATGAAAGATTTGAGGGAATTGAACATATGCTAATTGGGACATGAGTTTAGGGTCTAATAGGTAACACAATGCACGAAGAGGTGTTCGTGGGTCATTAGAATACATGTCACAATCCAAGTTGAGGATTATGGGTGCGTTGGTCATGGTGGCTGACACTCGAAGCTTCAATACATGATGACAAAGAGAGagcaaaattataaatacatgaaaattaatgataaaaaaatgttaactGGAACTAACATTGTGGAGCATTTTGGTGTAGATACTGGAAATTAAGCTTACCATGACGTTGAGGGCACCTGCCTTGAAATTGTGGGATGAAGTCCTGCTCTTTTCCCTAGAGACATAGATGAGGCTCGGCATCAAATGGCTGGTCGCATCTTTGTTTTTGCAACTCTCTAATAAGACCTGCTCATGGTTGATTTAAGCTACCAATTAGTATCTAATTAGGAACTAATCAACTTAATAcgataagaaaaatgctatttatacttataatttttatttacataacaATTGTACTGACGTGTCagtaaaaaaactaattaaacaaGTCTTGTATATAAAACTgtaagtgtgtatatatatatatatatatatataacgctACTCAAATGATAAATGTATGTACCTGGATGACAGTGGGATGGTCTTGTCGAGTAAATCCATGATCTGCCCATTTGCTGAAAGCCTTGCGCTCTAGTTCCTCAGTTATATACTCTTCACCAACTTTCCCCTTCTCAAGGACTTTCTCTACCCTTTgtttcatgcattcatacattttcTGTCATATCATACGTTGAGAACAAGGGGAGTACTAATTATAAGTTAATAAACGAATCGACAATGAGATAATCCTACGTCTAACCCAACAAAGTCAGACACAGAGACTTTCTCAATAGAATGTAGAGAATTGAAATATATGGAAATATTTCAAGGGACGATCATCATGACCACATTCAACAATTGAGGCATTGATTAATGtctaaataataaatctatttgaaaatttttacacCATACACCATTCAAGTggtataatttatttagaatataaatttaaaattttgaatattacaaatcaaattatgtcatgtggaTGATGTATGGtataaaagttttcaaataaCACTACTCAAGTATTTCCTATTACACATCAAGTGGGATTAATGGGCCCATTTATATAGTATGTTgatttaacaatatatatatattatatagttctaaatgtaatataattaatcatataatatgCGAAACATGGAAGAAGACATTAATAGACGTGGCAAGATTAACATTAACTTTGTCCCCAAAAAattactctttaatttttattctgaaCTAATGATTGGAAACGTCCAAAAAATAGAAACGACAATTATTTTGGTCCATAGGTACTTAATTATCTCTGTCGGCCATATTTATCATGTCTTGGAGCACGCTTCGTCGTCATGCATGTATGGGGCAAAGCAAACACCTTTTTCCTGGTCTTCCTACTCTTTTTGGCTAAGCAAGCAGCTTGGTTTCCGTTAATGTGAAGGTTTATTATGTGCGCTTATTAGGATAACAACTTATACGCAATTTAATAGTTTATCATATTTAACAAATGTTTAAATACTCATTATTACCTGAATCTCCTCTGTATCAAAGGACCACGAAGAGTGATTTGCTGCAAAATAAGCTTCCGGGCTCCTCTCTATTATATTATTCTTCCTACAGAATGGTAACCAGTGATATGCAAATTTAGCAGCTTCCATGCAAGCAAATAGTGTCACTTGTGATCCCCCATCATCTGATACATAAACCGAAATCTTCTCCGTTTGATAGTCATAAGCCATGACCGATAAGGCTGTGCTCACAAGCCTCAGCGGCGGCTCCTTGTATGGATCGGCGGTGCATATAAACACATCTAGCGCCGGAAAGTCcgaagaagatttttttaagagtagtgTCTTCTGAAGGTTTTCAGGATATTCGTCACGATAAACGATGGTCATGAGAAAACATTGACGAGTGAACCACAAGAAAGCAAGGAAAGTATCGGAGATGAGGAAGGAGAGGGAGATGAGGAAGGATGCGAAGGTGGCGGAGTGGATGAGCTTGAGTGCATGGCGATAGAGCAGCACTAAGATGGCACAGAAGTAAACTGCCGCAAACATGCGGTTGAAGTCTGTGCGACGTGCATGTCTAAGGCTGTGAAGGAGAGGAGCGCGCGCGGGAGAGGTACTCAGGCTCTCATCCATTTCTTTTGGTGGTGTACAGCAGTTCTAGAGGATTGAAAGTAAGGATAAACTGGGGCTTAGTTTATAGGCCTGTTTGGAATCTTCTTTTTAACTATGAAAAGGAAGTCTATTCTTGCAGGACTGTTTTGATATACATCGCAGTATTACTACAAGACAATAATTAGTCTGAGTGGATATGACATcatccatgtatatatatactagcattaggcaacgtccaagggacgtttgcctaattttcttttttattttttttatttagtgattgagaaaatatttttttaatgatattataaattttttatttttttaaaaatatttatgatgattaaaaaaatacatgaaaaaataaaaataaaaataaaaaaatgaaatatatatttaggacATATTTTCAGACTATTTTTTCGCTAGTTATAgtagttctctttagttaattaagaatattatcatatttaaattatgttaaaattctaattatttatatagttatatttttttaaaaatatttaacaaaatttgatcatttatttaataatgaaatattaatattttataaattaaatttgataatttatttatgatatgatatttatatgttaattatttattttaaattaatttaaatcagtatttaaatttttaccatttgatcaaacttgattactttgaaattagtggtacttgtgtaaaatcttgTATGGcgtaaaattttataattgataaaaaaaagcacgtttgccacatctgtcaaattgaagaaaaaaataaagtgtaattttgaatattaaaatagtctaatgtataagaataaaattattatttatttatgttcatcatttattatgaatattaaaaaatttaaattaattagatagtttttttctcttaaaaatatacgtaaaattttatcatttatttaatgatgaaaaattagtattttataaattaaagttgatttttagtgtatgatataataaacagtaataagatatacgaaaaaaatatacgaaaaaaaaaacagtttatttattgttcattactgttgatgaacagtaattaaggtaatataaacacttgcaaaaaaaaaaaaacttatacactgtttattactgtttatgAACAATaatatcaacaataataaatagtacATATATAACGACTTTTAAATATAGGtagagatatatatttataaatttaattgtagatattaaagttaaaataaagtTGAAAGAATGAATAATCGATCCTTCGCGACTACTTGCACTTGCAGCCATATTACCCTCGTAAAAGTGTCATTGTCTATGAGGGCCTGGAGTACTGTGCTCTGCAGTAGTGATCGCTAAAACATCTGAACATATTGATTAGATAAGTTTCAGTCGATTAGCCAATGATCTTTTCAGGGCATTATTTTCTGAATGAAAGCTAGTGGTACCCATATTGTCTTTATTAGATTTGAATGAGGCTCTTgactgtaaaatataaataaaaagagcacTCAAGTTTCTCTGGCTCCACCATTTTGAATGGCATGGGTTGAGTTTGAAAAGTCATGTCGAATGCAATTCATGTAGTGGTTCTTTGAActgaattattaatttgaaaatggcTCAAGCCTGTTTCTGAAGGGGACAATTATATTTGGAaagaatattaattagtttcatATGGAAGCTCTTAGgttggaattatttttgtaaagaaTATTTATCATTTGGCCACTGACACTTCACCAGTCCCATTCTTAACAATTTAGAAATATGATATTGCAACAAAGAAAGTGCCTCTCCCGAATATGTAtttaattctatatattaacAATTTAGAAATATGATAttgcaaacaaaagaaaaaaaaggtaccTTTCTAGAACACATATATGCATATTGGTGGAGGTTTAATATTACCTATATCTCTCTGTGTTTCTTTAACAATACCACACTAGAAATACTCCATATGCATTTAATTTCATCATACTCTGTTGAGGAGGTACTTTAATTCACACCAATAATATCCTTTTGCTGTTTGTAGTTGTACTCCTTATAATTTGAAAGACGTACTGCATTTTAGGCAGCTCTTTTAATGGGTCAATTCAGAAATTGTTTTCACCAAATTTTATGTGCCTTTGCAATCGGTCCAGCCAATGATGGTCACCGCTACAAGTTCAAGATACGTGGAAGAAATTAAAGAGACCACATCAGATTTGAGAGAAGTTGAATCGGTGTCTATTTATGCACTTTTGAGTGTCATTCTTGATGCTATGTATAAGGAACTTCTTGCCTTTCCATATCGCTACAAGGAACTCAttgttaaaaacaaattaatttattctactttattattaccagaaaattttcaataaaatgaattgaaactAGAAAACAATATGCTAAGAAATAATTAGTAACAAAATGGGCTTGTGTTGAAAACCAACAAGAGTAGAGAGTCAAACCAGTAAAGGAAACAGAGCAGACCGGAGATGTAAACAATATGCTAAGCAATAATTAGTAACAAAATGGATTTGTGTTGAAAAGCAAGAAGAGTAGAGAGCCAAAACAGTAAAGGTAACAGAGTAGACCTGAGATGGTTTAAGTAACTTAAATcgtgaaaaaagaaacaaagtagACATGAGAATGAATAGGACTATGAAGCAAAACCCAACTGAGAATCAGTCATACTCATGAGTTGTCTGTCAGAACAGAGACACGTATATACTCTGTTTTTCTGCTCGAGAAGGTGGTATTGTCCAACGTGTTTGTACACCTTGATAAAGAAACTAAAGTACCAGTGTTTTGGGGTATAAATAGAGCAAAATCTATTGAGAAAGTTTTAGACCTCTTGACAACCaacttgaatattttttttatttatatgtaactAGGTTTTGCAAGATATAAAGCAAGTTTTAGACCTCTTGACATGCAACTTTGCAGTTTTAATGAACCGGAACCGACGGGACCGACCTATCGTTACACTATTTCAGCTAGCCGAATTATATCCTATGCCATTTGGAGTTTCCgcaaccaaaaaaacaaaacaaaaaaagagaagaagaagaagaaaagtgtaGGTACCTGCAGCAACATTTAGGCCCGAGTCAAGAGAGTTTGAAGAGCAAAACAAAGTGATCATGATTTGAATATGAGAAATCCTTCAAACCGGTTTGGCTGTTTTAACTCAATCAACAGCCCTCCACGTAAGTtctctattttacatactgtgCATTTATCTACACCTAATCAACACCCGATCACAACCCTCCCTCCTATGCCCTCGTTCCTCTTCCACCAAAGCACCCATCACAACAAAAGTGCAAAAAACACAAAGTCGACGAACCTTGTCGTTGAGTTGCGATGGAGCTCGACCGGTTTGAAGGAGTTTGAGGGTATTGCAATACCGATTGGAAGAGTCCAAAAACTATACGCGTCCATGGAATTTCGATTGTACCGAGAGAAATTGCgatagaaggaaaaagaaagctATATCGATTGGAATGGTTCAAAAACTATACGAAAGAGGCGAACGATGGTGGGCGACTCTCACATGCATGGCCATCCCTCGCAAAAACTCAATTTCTGAGTTTCTTGAGTTTGCTTTCGACCCAGAACGTTTCTTTGCCTCTGCATTTGCTTTCGATTTCTGATATCTATACATAAATGTTTTCTTTGGTCTTTGAATACTTATGGCTTGTTTACATTGCATGTATAAATATGAAAGTCAATGTTTGAATACTTCGCCCAatgtttttttatgaaacttGTTTAAGCCCCCTAACTGTTTGATGAAAGTCAATGTTTAAAAAACTGGGGAAGGGGTTTTGTATATTAGGTAGCTCACGAGTGAAgggatttttattaattttcgaTTGCAGTTCGAGGAGGTGAAATCGACGCAAATGGATGGTGGGTCTATGATCAGtggaagagggaagaagaaaagatgcAAGGGAGGGGCTCGTTGGTGAATCCGTGTCTTGCAAATGATCTATTCTATGTGGTTGAGAGTATTGAAATTATTGTGTGATTTCTGACGTGGCAGCAGTTGATAGAAGAGCTGCTCTACTTCATATAATAGCCTGACAACATGGAAGCGGTTCTGTTTGAATATATAGgatactaaaatatatataactttacatTGAGCtgatttagtttttaattagtAGTGCTCTGATTTCTTTGACCACATTTGTCAAATGCTGAGATATAACCACAAtaaggggtgtaaccggtccagtctggtctggttttggacaaaatttaaaaccgaaccggtatgtatcggttttgtatttttcaaaactgattacacaccggttaccctcctaaacaggtacttccagttttaccgatttccggtccggtccggtttacctgtttttttaaaatgtaaatttcacagtttgtcattaaaaatttgtttataaaaaaaaactgatttaaaaaaatttattttatacttttattaaaaaaaatatgttctaacttttactaaaaaaatatgctttacTAAAAActacttcaataaaaaatatgctttactacaaaaaatgtgttttactacaaaaaatcagattaattaaaatctgttttagtaaaaagtaaaaaatgttttccaaaaaattGCTTTACTAAAAAACTGTAAAAAaattgggaaaaacaaaaaactgctTTACAAAGTTACGAGAAATTCAAGAAAGGACATCAACAAGCCTATGAGCCTatggaataaaataagttcaaaagtttaaattagaagtccaaaagtccaacaaattacaagtccaaaagtCCAAACACTTACAAgtctaaaaatccaacaaattacaagtccaaattacaataacttagaacatccaacaaaaaacttcaatagCTATGCACCAAGCCACCAACTCCAATAGTCCCTTCAACAATCCTTGaaattgtatgaaaataaatcaaacaattaattctaataaaaagttactaattacattaaataaaaaaaaaaattaaggaaatataTTATACAAGTTGACCTACCTTAAATATTATCTCCAGCCAAAGAAGTACGTCTTGAAGAACTCCCTAGGTCATCCATGAGCTctacacaaaaggaaaaaaaaaataagcaaaataattaaaacaaattccaaatatgatttacactttagatatagTTAAAGAAAAGGTGAATGATGCTAAATACCtgtttcaattttctcaaactcctcaacat from Juglans regia cultivar Chandler chromosome 2, Walnut 2.0, whole genome shotgun sequence carries:
- the LOC109002059 gene encoding cellulose synthase-like protein G3 isoform X1, coding for MDESLSTSPARAPLLHSLRHARRTDFNRMFAAVYFCAILVLLYRHALKLIHSATFASFLISLSFLISDTFLAFLWFTRQCFLMTIVYRDEYPENLQKTLLLKKSSSDFPALDVFICTADPYKEPPLRLVSTALSVMAYDYQTEKISVYVSDDGGSQVTLFACMEAAKFAYHWLPFCRKNNIIERSPEAYFAANHSSWSFDTEEIQKMYECMKQRVEKVLEKGKVGEEYITEELERKAFSKWADHGFTRQDHPTVIQVLLESCKNKDATSHLMPSLIYVSREKSRTSSHNFKAGALNVMLRVSATMTNAPIILNLDCDMYSNDPRTPLRALCYLLDPKLMSQLAYVQFPQIFHGINKNDTYSCEYKREFRCNPLGLDGVLGPTYVGTGCFFNRRAFFGGPSTIVPPEIPELGPNSVVNKFIQSQPVLELAHKVAGCNYEYKTKWGYEVGFKYGTLIEDFFTGFRLQCEGWRSIFCNPKRAAFLGDAPINLVDALNQLQRWSIGFLQVMFSSFCPLTFGTRYLGPLMGLAYTHYCLWPTWFIPLTLYAFLPQLCLLHGLSIFPKLSEPCFVLYLFLVLGAYGQDLLEFLIGEGTVQKWWNNQRMWMIRGLSAFLYGSLEFFLKFLGISTYGFGLTSKVIDDEQSKRYGQGMFEFGASSNMFVPLITAAIINLVSFLMGLVQVLRGSKMEGLFLQMFLAGFVVLNALPIYEAMVLRKDKGRIPFKTTATSTCLALALYGLVSLPHGNRN